The DNA window TTGTGGCACGGATGCCTCAGTCGCCGCGATGCGAGGCGCGGTTCAGCCAGTCGTCGAGGAGCGCTCCGAGAAGATGTGGGCTCTCGTGCATCAGGGCGTGGCCGACGCCGTCGATGACAGCCAGGGTGGCCTGCGGGTACCTTTCCATCAGGTCTGTCGCGTGCAGGTAGCCCGCTGTCGCGTCCTGTCGTCCCGCGACGATGAGGGTCGGGGCGTGAAATGGTTCCGTTCCGTCCTCGATATTCCATCGGGCAAAGATGCGCTCGAGAGCCGTGTCGTCGACGAGCGCGGTGCCGGGCGCGACGTGGTCCCGATACCGGCGAGCTGTGGCTCGCGTCCGAACGACGAAGTAGCCGTCGAATCCGTCCCGATGCTCGGGTTCGAGGTCTTCATATGCGTCGGCGTCCTGCTGCACCGCTCGATGCTCGGGCAGGTTTTGGGCTCCGTCACCGAACGGGCACAGCAGCGCCAGGCCGCGCACGCGCTCTGGACGTGCCGCCGCGACTCCGCGTGCCAGGTACGCGCCGTAGGAGTGTCCTGCGAGCAGAACAGGTCCGTCAGAGATCTGGTCGATGAAGTCGACGAGCAAGGCAACCACGTCACTATTGCTCGTGAGGCCCTCGGCCGTCGAGCGACCCATTCCCGGCAGATCGGGATAAATCCGACGGTAGCCAGTCATGGGGACGACGGCCTCAAGTGCCGCTTCGATGTCTCGGTGATCGACACCGGCACCATGGAGGGCGACCAGGGGGATGCCGTCTCCGTGCTCGGCGTATGAGATGAGGACTCCGCGTGTTCGGGTTTCCATACTCCGAGATCGTAGTGACGCGCCTCGGTGAGGGGAACGGGAATCCGGACGCCAGCGGAGCCAGCATTGCAAAAAGAGATCAGCGGATGTGCTGGCCGCTCATTTGGACACGGCCGAACGCGTCAGGGGCCTCTGGTGTCAGCTCCGGGAACTGCTTCGCATAAAGGTCGGCGACCCGCGAATTCTGCGCTCTCACATCAACGTGATGAGGAAGAGTGCCAGCCCAGTTCGCAACCTGCGCTCGCAACGCGGCCGCTGATGAGTCACCTGGAAGTCGCCCGTGATTGTCGAAGGACATCACGCTCCGTTTGAATCGCACATCCAGAGACGCGCCTCGGGTTGAGGACAGAAATACTAAACGTTTGGGGTCCAGCAGTCGCCACGCCGCGTACAGGAGAACGGCACCGACGATCGAGATGGTGAGGACTGCGATGTATACCGCCCCGATCACCAGGGCCCAGGCCGCGTCGAGTAAAAGCGCGAGAGAGGCCAAACTCACGGCGAGGGCGACCGCCCCGATCACCACGGCAACGAAAAGTGCGCGTTGGTTCCGGACAGCCAGGAGCTGGGCAGACAGGGTAATTGCCGCCAACCGCCAGAAATCGACCGTC is part of the Mycetocola zhujimingii genome and encodes:
- a CDS encoding alpha/beta fold hydrolase codes for the protein METRTRGVLISYAEHGDGIPLVALHGAGVDHRDIEAALEAVVPMTGYRRIYPDLPGMGRSTAEGLTSNSDVVALLVDFIDQISDGPVLLAGHSYGAYLARGVAAARPERVRGLALLCPFGDGAQNLPEHRAVQQDADAYEDLEPEHRDGFDGYFVVRTRATARRYRDHVAPGTALVDDTALERIFARWNIEDGTEPFHAPTLIVAGRQDATAGYLHATDLMERYPQATLAVIDGVGHALMHESPHLLGALLDDWLNRASHRGD